A single genomic interval of Metasolibacillus fluoroglycofenilyticus harbors:
- a CDS encoding M42 family metallopeptidase: MTNLFNQQQTLSLLEKLVNIASPSGYTTNIMKFMGQFLKEHDIAYKKTNKGAIIVTFQGENDEQHRLLTAHTDTLGAMVKEVKPSGRLKLAMIGGFNWNAVEGEYCTIHTAGGKTVRGTILMHETTVHVYRGADSLKRDENHIEVRIDEKVQSAEDTRALGIEVGDFVSFDVRYEETTSGFVKSRHLDDKASTTLLLQLMKYIKEHGVKLPYTTHFYISNNEEIGYGGNSNVPNEVVEYIAVDMGAIGDGQTSDEYTVSICAKDATGPYHYELTQHLVQLAKAGDIPYKLDIYPYYGSDASAAIRAGYDIRHALFGPGIESSHAYERTHIDSLQATAALLYAYVTSPMVEMGE, encoded by the coding sequence ATGACAAATTTATTCAATCAACAGCAGACATTATCATTATTAGAGAAATTAGTAAATATTGCAAGTCCCTCTGGTTATACAACGAATATTATGAAATTTATGGGACAGTTTTTAAAAGAACATGACATTGCTTATAAAAAAACGAATAAAGGCGCAATTATCGTTACTTTCCAGGGGGAAAATGATGAGCAGCATCGCTTATTGACAGCTCATACGGATACGCTTGGCGCAATGGTGAAGGAAGTGAAGCCAAGCGGTCGCTTGAAGCTAGCGATGATTGGTGGCTTTAATTGGAATGCTGTAGAGGGTGAATATTGCACAATTCATACAGCGGGCGGTAAAACTGTGCGCGGAACGATTTTAATGCATGAAACGACGGTACATGTGTATCGTGGTGCAGATAGTTTAAAGCGTGATGAAAATCATATCGAAGTGCGCATCGATGAAAAGGTACAGAGCGCAGAAGATACACGTGCATTAGGCATTGAGGTAGGGGACTTTGTATCATTTGATGTGCGCTATGAGGAAACGACATCAGGCTTCGTTAAATCGCGTCATTTGGATGATAAAGCGAGCACGACATTGCTTTTACAACTAATGAAATATATAAAAGAGCATGGTGTAAAGCTGCCATATACAACGCATTTTTATATTTCTAACAACGAGGAAATTGGCTATGGTGGTAACTCGAATGTTCCAAATGAAGTGGTGGAGTATATCGCAGTGGATATGGGGGCGATTGGGGACGGTCAAACTTCCGACGAGTATACAGTTTCGATTTGTGCAAAGGATGCGACAGGTCCGTATCATTATGAGCTAACACAGCATTTAGTGCAGCTAGCGAAGGCTGGGGACATTCCTTATAAGCTAGACATTTACCCATATTATGGCTCTGATGCTTCGGCGGCAATCCGCGCAGGCTATGATATTCGCCATGCCTTATTTGGTCCGGGTATCGAGTCTTCACATGCTTATGAGCGCACACATATTGATTCATTACAGGCAACGGCCGCATTATTATATGCATATGTGACATCGCCAATGGTTGAAATGGGGGAATAG
- a CDS encoding UDP-N-acetylmuramoyl-L-alanyl-D-glutamate--2,6-diaminopimelate ligase, whose translation MRVEELISAIPQKKILGVLPSYIEDLAVDSRSVQPQSLFVCIKGYTVDGHDYAQKAVDAGATMIVAERELQLTGNVAQVIVPSTERALGLLAARFFGYPSEEMLMIGVTGTNGKTSVTGIIHNILMGLGKKSALAGTIGFNLNGTLYESANTTSDALSTQQMIYRAKKEDCAAMVMEVSSHGLALGRLAGVDYDVAIFTNLTHDHLDFHGTMEAYGHTKGLLFSQLGQDLRKDKHIVLNADDEWSAHYQTLTPYPIWTYGLQNNADFRALNCRYEDGMTYFTMQTPEGSYDVSMHLLGEFNIYNVLAATACLYARQFSLFDIIEQIEQLPPVKGRMEKVQTDLPISIFIDYAHTPDAIEKAIHAAMPYKGENNKLIFLIGTGGNRDKSKRPTMAAKASVADYVILTTDDPRYEEYASITGDLAKGMLHDQYACIGDRAEAVRHAIRIAEAGDIIIFAGKGHEDYQIIENTKYPHSDAEIAIAEGKVKFV comes from the coding sequence ATGCGCGTAGAGGAATTGATAAGTGCTATTCCACAAAAGAAAATATTGGGTGTATTACCTAGCTATATTGAGGATTTAGCGGTTGATTCGCGCAGCGTGCAGCCGCAAAGCTTGTTTGTTTGTATAAAAGGCTATACAGTCGATGGTCATGATTATGCACAAAAGGCTGTCGATGCAGGTGCAACAATGATTGTAGCGGAGCGAGAGTTGCAGCTTACAGGCAATGTAGCACAGGTAATCGTTCCGAGCACAGAACGCGCACTTGGCTTGTTAGCAGCTAGATTTTTTGGCTACCCATCTGAAGAAATGTTAATGATAGGGGTAACAGGAACAAATGGTAAGACGAGCGTTACAGGCATCATTCATAATATATTGATGGGCTTAGGCAAAAAATCAGCATTGGCAGGGACGATTGGCTTTAATCTAAATGGTACGCTTTACGAATCTGCCAATACGACGAGTGACGCGCTAAGCACACAGCAAATGATTTATCGTGCAAAGAAAGAAGATTGTGCTGCAATGGTGATGGAAGTGTCCTCACATGGTCTTGCATTAGGTCGATTGGCAGGCGTCGATTATGATGTAGCGATTTTTACGAATTTAACACATGACCATTTAGATTTTCATGGTACGATGGAGGCTTACGGTCATACAAAAGGGTTATTGTTTTCACAGTTAGGCCAAGATTTACGCAAGGATAAACATATTGTATTAAATGCTGATGATGAATGGTCAGCACATTATCAAACACTAACACCATATCCTATTTGGACCTATGGTTTACAAAATAACGCTGATTTCCGTGCCTTGAATTGCCGTTATGAAGATGGCATGACATATTTCACAATGCAGACACCTGAAGGTAGCTATGATGTTTCGATGCATTTGCTGGGAGAATTCAATATTTACAATGTATTAGCTGCAACAGCATGCTTATATGCTCGTCAGTTTTCATTATTTGATATTATTGAGCAAATTGAGCAGCTCCCACCAGTAAAAGGGCGTATGGAAAAAGTACAAACCGACTTACCAATTTCAATCTTTATCGATTATGCGCATACACCAGATGCAATCGAAAAGGCAATTCATGCGGCAATGCCTTATAAAGGGGAAAATAACAAATTAATTTTTTTAATCGGTACGGGGGGCAATCGTGATAAATCCAAGCGTCCAACAATGGCCGCAAAAGCGTCCGTTGCAGACTATGTCATTTTAACGACAGATGACCCTCGCTACGAAGAGTACGCTAGCATTACGGGCGATTTAGCGAAGGGCATGCTGCATGACCAATATGCATGTATAGGTGACCGTGCGGAAGCCGTGCGCCATGCTATCCGTATTGCGGAAGCAGGCGATATTATTATTTTCGCTGGCAAAGGGCATGAGGATTACCAAATTATCGAAAATACAAAATACCCTCATAGCGATGCTGAAATTGCAATTGCTGAAGGAAAAGTGAAGTTTGTTTAG
- a CDS encoding VanZ family protein yields MIQSFIESMLFYCMITLPIYVLLRFLWMRKRPTHKWREIMMLLFFCFSISIFSQTILPAYWIENGRIVFQIEQSLFLRHNFTPFRTISLYIAQLNGPLAEIAFYNLAGNIVLFIPFGFFIPLLWHKMRSMWKMLFMALAIPLFIESCQLFIGRSTDIDDVLLNTIAIIIGYILYDLAQILRKKVVTIGESLLK; encoded by the coding sequence ATGATTCAGTCTTTTATAGAAAGCATGCTGTTTTACTGCATGATAACGTTACCGATTTATGTGCTGTTACGTTTTCTTTGGATGCGGAAACGTCCTACACATAAATGGCGTGAAATCATGATGCTATTATTTTTTTGTTTCTCCATTAGTATTTTTTCACAAACGATTTTACCAGCTTATTGGATTGAAAATGGCCGCATTGTTTTTCAAATAGAGCAATCGCTATTTTTAAGGCATAATTTTACCCCGTTTCGAACAATTTCCTTGTACATAGCCCAATTAAATGGACCACTAGCGGAAATTGCCTTTTATAATTTAGCAGGCAATATTGTTTTATTTATTCCATTTGGCTTTTTTATCCCTTTATTGTGGCATAAAATGCGCAGTATGTGGAAAATGCTATTTATGGCATTAGCAATTCCTTTGTTTATTGAGAGCTGTCAGCTTTTTATCGGACGTAGTACGGATATTGATGATGTGCTATTAAATACTATTGCCATCATTATTGGCTATATTTTGTATGATCTTGCACAAATTCTAAGAAAAAAGGTTGTAACAATAGGGGAAAGTCTTTTAAAATAA
- a CDS encoding peptide chain release factor 3 — MALEQDISARRTFAIISHPDAGKTTITEKLLLFGGAIRDAGTVKGKKTGKFATSDWMEIEKQRGISVTSSVMQFDYNGHRVNILDTPGHQDFSEDTYRTLMAVDSAVMVVDAAKGIEAQTLKLFKVCKMRGIPIFTFINKLDRQGKEPLELIEELEEVLGISAYPMNWPIGMGKEFLGIYDRYNKRVEQFRTEEAERFLPLNENGELAIDHPMKVTSYYSQAMDDILLLNEAGNEYSEEKIRRGELTPVFFGSALTNFGVQTFLETYLQFAPAPQPRITEDEQFIDPVEYGEFSGFIFKIQANMNPAHRDRIAFVRIVSGKFERGMNMTLARTGKSFKVTQSTQFLADDRETVDEAVAGDIIGLYDTGTYQIGDTVVGGKKAFQFEKLPQFTPELFVRVSAKNVMKSKQFHKGILQLVQEGAIQYYKTLHTEEVLLGAVGQLQFEVFEHRMKNEYNVEVKMEPVGSKIARWIENEDEVKESMSSSRSMLVKDRYDNLVFLFENEFAMRWFSEKNENIKLYSLL; from the coding sequence ATGGCTTTAGAGCAAGATATATCGGCACGTCGCACATTTGCGATTATTAGTCACCCAGATGCTGGGAAAACGACGATTACTGAAAAGCTGCTATTATTCGGTGGAGCAATTCGAGATGCAGGTACAGTAAAAGGAAAGAAAACAGGGAAATTTGCTACTTCTGACTGGATGGAAATTGAGAAGCAACGTGGTATTTCTGTAACATCGTCAGTAATGCAGTTTGATTATAATGGGCATCGCGTTAATATTTTAGATACACCAGGGCACCAAGATTTCTCTGAGGATACGTATCGTACATTGATGGCGGTTGATAGTGCGGTCATGGTAGTGGATGCAGCAAAAGGGATTGAGGCGCAAACATTAAAGCTCTTTAAAGTGTGTAAAATGCGTGGGATTCCCATTTTTACATTTATTAACAAATTGGATCGTCAAGGGAAAGAGCCTTTAGAATTAATCGAGGAGCTAGAGGAAGTACTAGGTATTAGCGCTTATCCAATGAACTGGCCAATCGGTATGGGGAAAGAGTTTCTAGGTATTTATGACCGCTATAATAAGCGTGTGGAGCAATTCCGTACAGAGGAAGCAGAGCGTTTTTTACCACTGAATGAAAATGGTGAGCTAGCAATCGACCATCCAATGAAGGTAACGTCGTACTATTCACAGGCGATGGATGATATTTTATTATTAAACGAGGCAGGGAATGAATATTCGGAGGAGAAAATTCGCCGTGGCGAGTTGACACCTGTCTTTTTTGGCTCGGCATTAACGAATTTTGGTGTGCAAACGTTTTTAGAAACATATTTGCAATTTGCACCAGCGCCACAGCCTCGTATAACAGAGGATGAGCAATTTATTGACCCAGTGGAGTATGGGGAGTTTTCAGGTTTTATTTTCAAAATCCAAGCGAATATGAACCCAGCACACCGTGATCGTATTGCTTTCGTACGTATCGTATCTGGTAAGTTTGAGCGCGGCATGAACATGACATTAGCACGCACAGGTAAATCTTTCAAAGTAACACAATCGACGCAATTTTTAGCGGATGACCGTGAAACGGTTGATGAGGCAGTTGCAGGCGATATTATTGGTTTATACGACACAGGCACATATCAAATCGGTGACACAGTTGTCGGTGGGAAGAAAGCATTCCAATTTGAAAAATTACCGCAGTTTACACCGGAACTATTCGTTCGTGTATCGGCTAAAAACGTTATGAAATCGAAGCAATTCCATAAAGGGATTTTACAGCTTGTGCAGGAAGGGGCAATCCAATACTATAAAACATTGCATACGGAAGAAGTATTGTTAGGTGCTGTAGGACAACTGCAATTTGAAGTGTTCGAGCATCGCATGAAGAATGAATACAATGTGGAAGTAAAAATGGAGCCTGTCGGTAGTAAAATTGCACGCTGGATTGAGAATGAGGATGAGGTGAAGGAATCCATGTCATCTTCGCGCTCAATGCTGGTGAAGGACCGCTACGATAACTTAGTATTTTTATTCGAAAACGAATTCGCTATGCGTTGGTTCTCTGAGAAAAACGAAAATATTAAATTGTATAGCTTATTATAA
- a CDS encoding LacI family DNA-binding transcriptional regulator, protein MVTLKDVAKEAGVGITTVSRFLNKDTTLNIPSATQERIVKAVEKLNYKPNAVARSLKLGRSKTIALIIPDFTNFVYSEIISGVEETVQKYGYHLIVLSDTNQTSKAYIDLVTEGRADGLLIASNILTDQDIVNFNQSNIPYVLINRMNQHAKGFVAADDENAAKEAVEMLIKGGHKKIAFITANQEMDTSNRRYIGYEKALLQNNLTVNKEIIEQAMFTEESGYKAMERLLSKNSTVTAVFASNVRVAFGAIAAIKKNGKRIPEDIAVMGFHHTPMCEVFDPTLSTVKVDLKEMGVKSTELLMNMMKNKDASNQHIILESFELLKRKSTGGR, encoded by the coding sequence ATGGTTACACTTAAAGATGTTGCTAAAGAGGCGGGCGTTGGTATTACTACTGTTTCTCGATTTTTAAATAAAGATACAACTTTAAATATACCTAGTGCGACACAGGAAAGAATTGTGAAGGCGGTAGAAAAATTAAATTATAAGCCCAATGCTGTTGCTAGAAGTTTAAAATTGGGACGTTCTAAAACCATAGCGCTTATCATTCCGGATTTTACAAACTTTGTATACAGTGAAATTATTTCAGGGGTAGAAGAAACAGTGCAGAAATATGGCTACCATTTGATTGTTTTGAGTGATACAAATCAAACGAGTAAAGCTTATATTGACTTAGTTACTGAAGGTAGAGCGGATGGCCTATTAATTGCATCCAATATTTTAACTGACCAAGATATTGTTAATTTTAATCAATCGAATATACCGTACGTATTAATTAACAGAATGAATCAGCATGCTAAAGGATTTGTCGCTGCAGATGATGAAAATGCAGCAAAGGAAGCTGTTGAAATGTTAATTAAAGGTGGGCATAAGAAAATCGCATTCATTACAGCGAACCAAGAGATGGATACAAGCAACCGCCGTTATATCGGATATGAAAAAGCATTGCTTCAAAATAATTTAACAGTCAATAAGGAAATAATTGAGCAGGCGATGTTTACAGAAGAAAGCGGTTATAAGGCGATGGAGCGATTACTCAGTAAAAACAGCACTGTTACAGCCGTATTTGCATCTAACGTACGTGTTGCATTTGGAGCAATAGCTGCTATTAAAAAGAATGGGAAGCGAATTCCTGAAGATATTGCGGTAATGGGCTTCCATCATACGCCAATGTGTGAGGTTTTTGACCCAACATTATCAACGGTAAAAGTAGACTTAAAGGAAATGGGTGTCAAATCAACAGAGCTACTAATGAATATGATGAAAAATAAAGATGCTAGCAATCAGCATATTATTTTGGAAAGCTTCGAGTTATTAAAGCGAAAAAGTACGGGAGGTAGATAA
- the purB gene encoding adenylosuccinate lyase: MKSHMIDSEVYKDLYGTEEMRAIFSDTAMIEKWILFESALAKVEGKLGIIPKEAAEEIQQQGKLESFDLGEICRGIVFTSHPLVPFIRQYEELCSKDYGEYIHFGATTQDVIDTAFILQLKDAYEIIRKQTSDIIEVLSVATKKYENTIMAGRTHGQHALPITFGYKLACWLAEMKRNYKRLCEIQERVFIGQFSGASGTLASLGHMAMKVRQEVIEELGLHVPVITWHTSRDNIAELANVYALIAGTVGKIANEIINLQRTEIAEVEEGFEEGKIGSSTMPHKRNPMVCEYTVGLSRLIRMQIPLLYDSLVQEHERDMGLWLVELEVMPEISIYLNKMLSDMTGVLQNMRVYENRMRENIDITQGLILSEKVMFELSSAIGKQTAHEVVYAASMRSYERGTSLRNEIAADENVNKFISEEILDEILDPGRYLGLCKEFINNVLEMEG, from the coding sequence TTGAAATCTCATATGATAGATTCTGAGGTGTATAAAGATTTATATGGTACGGAAGAAATGCGTGCAATCTTTTCTGATACTGCAATGATAGAAAAATGGATTTTATTTGAGTCTGCATTGGCGAAAGTCGAAGGAAAACTTGGGATTATTCCGAAAGAGGCGGCTGAAGAAATTCAACAGCAAGGGAAGCTTGAAAGTTTTGATTTAGGAGAGATTTGTAGAGGGATTGTATTTACAAGTCATCCGCTTGTCCCATTTATTCGTCAATATGAGGAACTGTGTTCAAAAGATTATGGAGAATACATTCATTTCGGTGCTACAACACAGGATGTAATTGATACCGCATTTATTTTACAGTTAAAAGATGCATATGAAATTATTCGCAAACAAACAAGTGACATAATCGAGGTGTTGTCGGTCGCTACGAAAAAATATGAAAATACGATAATGGCAGGGCGAACACATGGGCAACATGCATTACCAATAACATTTGGCTATAAACTAGCTTGCTGGTTAGCAGAAATGAAACGCAATTATAAGCGCCTTTGTGAAATCCAGGAACGAGTATTTATTGGGCAATTTTCAGGAGCATCTGGCACATTAGCATCACTTGGTCATATGGCAATGAAGGTGCGACAAGAGGTTATTGAAGAGCTTGGATTGCATGTGCCGGTAATTACGTGGCATACAAGCAGAGATAATATTGCAGAGTTAGCAAATGTTTATGCATTAATTGCAGGGACAGTTGGAAAAATTGCTAATGAAATTATCAACTTACAACGAACTGAAATTGCTGAGGTAGAAGAGGGCTTCGAAGAAGGGAAAATAGGTAGCAGTACAATGCCACATAAGCGCAATCCAATGGTTTGTGAATATACAGTGGGGCTATCTCGATTAATCCGTATGCAAATTCCTTTATTATACGATTCATTAGTACAAGAGCATGAGCGCGATATGGGTTTATGGCTTGTCGAATTAGAAGTTATGCCAGAAATCAGCATTTACTTAAATAAAATGCTTTCTGATATGACAGGTGTCTTACAAAATATGCGTGTATATGAAAATCGCATGCGAGAAAATATCGATATTACACAAGGATTAATTTTAAGTGAGAAAGTAATGTTCGAGCTATCAAGTGCGATAGGGAAACAAACTGCACATGAAGTAGTGTATGCAGCTTCTATGCGTTCCTATGAAAGGGGAACAAGCTTGCGTAATGAAATAGCAGCAGATGAAAATGTAAACAAATTTATTTCAGAAGAGATTCTTGATGAAATATTAGACCCAGGTCGATATTTAGGTCTTTGCAAAGAATTTATTAATAATGTTTTAGAGATGGAGGGTTAA
- a CDS encoding tautomerase family protein yields MPYITIKLMEGRSIEKKQQMVKEVTDALVNSLDITADDVRIELEELQYGMFARAGQLIIEKK; encoded by the coding sequence ATGCCATACATAACAATTAAGTTGATGGAAGGGCGCTCTATTGAAAAAAAGCAGCAAATGGTAAAAGAAGTGACAGATGCTTTAGTGAATTCTTTAGATATTACAGCAGATGATGTGAGGATTGAATTAGAGGAATTACAATATGGCATGTTTGCAAGAGCTGGGCAATTAATTATTGAAAAAAAATAG
- a CDS encoding thiamine pyrophosphate-dependent dehydrogenase E1 component subunit alpha translates to MEINFIQTNDSDYEVTKDEAKALWRKLIEIRSFEEKSIEAYKEGLLGGSLHPYIGQEAVATGMSAFLNESDYMTTTYRGRGHALAKKADPFKLFAEMFGRIDGYCKGKGGPMHIANSKLGMLGANGIVAGGIPIAVGAALTAKTLKNNHVAITYFGDGSTNQGVFHEALNLAAVLKLPMIFVCENNLYSEMTPISDSVLNEHLAERGLAYRILSYVVDGNDVFAVRKLAKEVTAFVREGNGPVFIEAKTYRLLGHMFGDTEIYRTKEEVASWKEKEPLIQFKQAVEKYNLLTEDEMLAIENEVKASIDNAFERAKLSEQPSLEEVFTDVY, encoded by the coding sequence ATGGAAATCAATTTTATTCAAACAAATGATTCAGACTATGAAGTAACAAAGGATGAAGCGAAGGCATTATGGCGAAAGCTTATTGAAATTAGAAGCTTTGAGGAAAAAAGCATTGAGGCATATAAAGAGGGCTTGCTTGGCGGTTCGTTACATCCATATATCGGTCAAGAAGCAGTAGCGACAGGGATGAGTGCCTTTTTAAATGAATCTGACTATATGACGACTACTTATCGTGGACGTGGACATGCGCTTGCTAAAAAGGCAGACCCATTTAAGTTATTTGCAGAAATGTTTGGTCGAATTGATGGCTACTGTAAAGGAAAAGGCGGTCCAATGCATATCGCCAACAGCAAGCTAGGAATGCTTGGTGCGAATGGAATTGTTGCAGGGGGTATCCCTATTGCAGTGGGGGCAGCATTAACTGCAAAAACATTAAAAAATAATCATGTAGCCATTACTTATTTTGGCGATGGGTCTACAAACCAAGGAGTTTTCCATGAGGCACTAAATTTAGCAGCGGTATTAAAGCTACCAATGATTTTTGTTTGTGAGAATAACTTATATTCGGAAATGACACCTATTAGTGATTCGGTATTGAATGAGCATTTAGCAGAAAGAGGATTAGCGTATAGAATTCTGTCCTATGTTGTGGATGGTAATGATGTATTTGCTGTCAGAAAACTAGCTAAAGAAGTAACAGCATTTGTCAGAGAGGGAAATGGGCCTGTATTTATTGAAGCGAAAACATACCGATTACTAGGACATATGTTTGGTGATACAGAAATTTATCGTACAAAAGAGGAAGTAGCAAGCTGGAAGGAAAAAGAGCCGCTTATTCAATTTAAGCAAGCAGTCGAGAAATATAATCTACTTACAGAGGACGAAATGCTAGCAATTGAAAATGAAGTAAAGGCTAGTATTGATAATGCATTTGAGCGTGCAAAGCTATCAGAGCAACCTAGTCTTGAGGAGGTATTTACAGATGTTTACTAA
- a CDS encoding alpha-ketoacid dehydrogenase subunit beta encodes MFTNGRQITYAEALNEALHEEMAANENIIILGEDIGQYGGVFNVTKDLINKFGKERIIDTPISEAGFTGAGIGAAMTGLKPIVEFMWIDFTFVALDQILNQAAKMTYMSGGQTKVPIVFRTQGGGGRGNGAQHSQSLETIFAHVPGLKVVVPSNPYDAKGLLKSAIRDNCPIMFIENKLLYNMKGEVPEEEYTIPFGQANIVIEGSDVTVVSLSRTVHECKKVVDSLKERGISAELIDLRTLVPMDSQTVIDSVKKTNRLVIVHEAVESFGWGAELSSIVQEQAFDYLDAPVKRVGSLSVPIPYNMALEKEVLPTEARIVEAIEEVLYTKVGTQ; translated from the coding sequence ATGTTTACTAATGGAAGACAAATAACTTATGCAGAAGCATTAAATGAAGCACTTCATGAGGAAATGGCTGCGAATGAAAATATCATTATTTTAGGTGAAGACATTGGTCAGTATGGGGGTGTTTTTAATGTAACAAAGGATTTAATTAATAAGTTCGGTAAAGAACGCATTATTGATACACCTATTTCAGAGGCGGGATTCACAGGAGCGGGTATTGGTGCAGCGATGACAGGTTTAAAGCCCATTGTGGAGTTTATGTGGATTGATTTCACTTTTGTAGCATTAGATCAAATATTGAATCAAGCAGCTAAAATGACTTATATGTCGGGGGGACAGACGAAAGTACCGATTGTATTCCGTACACAAGGCGGAGGAGGGCGAGGTAATGGAGCACAGCATTCACAAAGTTTAGAAACAATTTTTGCTCATGTGCCAGGCTTGAAAGTTGTTGTACCTTCCAACCCATATGATGCTAAAGGTTTATTGAAATCGGCAATCCGTGATAATTGTCCAATAATGTTTATTGAAAATAAATTACTTTATAACATGAAAGGTGAAGTTCCAGAGGAGGAATACACAATCCCATTTGGTCAAGCCAATATTGTAATCGAAGGTAGTGATGTAACGGTTGTAAGTCTATCTCGAACAGTTCATGAATGTAAAAAGGTTGTAGATTCACTAAAGGAAAGGGGCATTTCAGCGGAGTTAATTGATTTGCGAACATTAGTACCAATGGATTCACAAACAGTAATCGATTCAGTGAAAAAAACGAATCGTTTAGTAATTGTTCATGAAGCGGTTGAAAGTTTTGGATGGGGTGCAGAGCTTAGCTCTATTGTTCAAGAACAAGCATTTGATTATTTAGATGCTCCAGTAAAGAGAGTTGGTTCACTGTCTGTTCCAATTCCGTACAATATGGCACTAGAAAAGGAAGTATTACCAACAGAGGCTAGAATTGTCGAAGCAATTGAAGAGGTGCTTTATACAAAGGTAGGTACACAATGA
- a CDS encoding VOC family protein: MIKDIWHTSFTVENIERSIEFYRDILNLELVHEQVQHNEYTAKLVNYPNAHLKVAMFAIKGGHERASGHVVELVEYVYPKGEYVPTGTAHTRSAHLAFEVEDIFAMVEKLKNAGVRFKSDVVSIEAGRNKGGYTVYFFDPDDITLELVQPPK; this comes from the coding sequence ATGATTAAAGATATTTGGCATACAAGTTTCACTGTTGAAAATATAGAAAGGTCGATAGAGTTTTATCGAGATATATTAAACTTAGAGCTTGTTCATGAGCAAGTACAGCACAATGAATATACAGCAAAGCTAGTTAATTATCCTAACGCACATTTAAAAGTAGCGATGTTTGCAATTAAGGGTGGACATGAAAGGGCTTCAGGTCATGTAGTTGAACTTGTAGAGTATGTCTATCCAAAGGGAGAATATGTGCCTACAGGAACAGCGCATACGCGAAGTGCTCACCTTGCATTTGAAGTAGAGGATATTTTTGCCATGGTAGAAAAATTAAAAAATGCTGGCGTTCGATTCAAATCTGATGTCGTGAGTATTGAGGCTGGGAGAAATAAGGGTGGTTATACAGTTTATTTCTTTGACCCGGATGACATTACACTCGAACTTGTACAGCCACCGAAATAA